One window of Saccharopolyspora phatthalungensis genomic DNA carries:
- the rpmI gene encoding 50S ribosomal protein L35, whose translation MPKNKTHKGTSKRFKVTGTGKLRREQAGRRHILEKKSSRVTRRLEGTEAVAKADVKRINRLLGR comes from the coding sequence ATGCCGAAGAACAAGACCCACAAGGGCACCTCGAAGCGCTTCAAGGTGACCGGCACGGGCAAGCTGCGGCGCGAGCAGGCCGGTCGTCGGCACATCCTGGAGAAGAAGTCCAGCCGCGTCACCCGCCGCCTCGAAGGCACCGAAGCGGTGGCCAAGGCCGACGTCAAGCGCATCAACCGACTGCTGGGTCGCTGA
- the rplT gene encoding 50S ribosomal protein L20: MARVKRAVNAQKKRRTILESARGYRGQRSRLYRKAKEQMLHSMTYAYRDRRARKGDFRKLWITRINAATRQHGLTYNRFVQGLKAAEVEVDRKILAELAVNDPQAFAALVEVARKNLPESVA, encoded by the coding sequence GTGGCACGCGTCAAGCGGGCAGTCAACGCCCAGAAGAAGCGCCGCACCATTCTCGAGTCGGCCCGCGGCTACCGCGGTCAGCGCTCCCGGCTGTACCGCAAGGCCAAGGAGCAGATGCTCCACTCGATGACCTACGCCTACCGCGACCGGCGGGCCCGCAAGGGTGACTTCCGGAAGCTGTGGATCACCCGTATCAACGCCGCGACCCGGCAGCACGGACTGACCTACAACCGCTTCGTGCAGGGCCTGAAGGCCGCCGAGGTCGAGGTCGACCGGAAGATCCTGGCCGAGCTCGCCGTCAACGACCCGCAGGCGTTCGCCGCGCTGGTCGAGGTGGCGCGCAAGAACCTGCCGGAGAGTGTGGCCTGA
- the infC gene encoding translation initiation factor IF-3, protein MSSETRINDRIRVPEVRLVGPNGEQVGIVRIEDALRLAQEADLDLVEVAPQARPPVCKLMDYGKFKYESAQKARESRRNQQQTVIKEQKLRPKIDPHDYETKKGHVSRFLNQGHKVKVTIMFRGREQSRPELGFRLLQRLADDVSDLGFIEANPKQDGRNMIMVLAPHKSNKTKPKANA, encoded by the coding sequence ATCAGCTCCGAGACGCGCATCAATGACCGCATCCGGGTTCCGGAGGTCCGGTTGGTCGGACCGAACGGGGAACAGGTCGGGATCGTCCGCATCGAGGACGCGCTACGGCTTGCCCAGGAAGCGGATCTGGACCTTGTCGAGGTCGCCCCGCAGGCGCGCCCGCCGGTCTGCAAGCTCATGGACTACGGCAAGTTCAAGTACGAGAGCGCGCAGAAGGCTCGCGAATCGCGTCGCAACCAGCAGCAGACCGTCATCAAGGAGCAGAAGCTCCGGCCGAAGATCGACCCGCACGACTACGAGACGAAGAAGGGCCACGTGTCCCGCTTCCTCAACCAGGGTCACAAGGTCAAGGTGACGATCATGTTCCGTGGTCGTGAGCAGTCGCGTCCCGAGTTGGGCTTCCGCCTGCTGCAGCGACTGGCCGATGACGTCTCCGACCTCGGGTTCATCGAGGCGAACCCGAAGCAGGACGGTCGGAACATGATCATGGTGCTTGCGCCGCACAAGTCGAACAAGACCAAGCCCAAGGCGAACGCGTAA
- the pheS gene encoding phenylalanine--tRNA ligase subunit alpha, which produces MSGANDPYDPKEVAALSPETLDRAVVEASKAFAAATDLDALAAVKPAHLGDRSPLLTARREIGALPPKARSEAGKRVNQARESIQSAFDERRAALQAERDERVLREETVDVTLPWDRTPTGARHPITQLAEQVEDTFVAMGWEVAEGPELETEWFNFDALNFGKDHPARTMQDTFYVAPENSGLVLRTHTSPSQVRTLLERDLPVYVVCPGRTFRTDELDATHTPVFSQVEGLAVDKGLTMAHLKGTLDAFARAMFGPDSETRLRPSFFPFTEPSAEMDVWFPEKKGGAGWVEWGGCGMVNPNVLRACGVDPDVYTGFAFGMGLERTLQFRNGIPDMRDIVEGDVRFTQPFGI; this is translated from the coding sequence ATGTCTGGAGCCAACGACCCGTACGACCCGAAAGAGGTCGCTGCGCTGTCGCCGGAGACGCTGGACCGCGCGGTGGTCGAGGCCAGCAAAGCCTTCGCCGCGGCCACCGACCTCGATGCGCTGGCCGCCGTCAAGCCGGCGCACCTCGGTGACCGCTCGCCGCTGCTGACCGCGCGCCGGGAGATCGGCGCCCTGCCGCCGAAGGCGCGCTCGGAAGCGGGCAAGCGCGTCAACCAGGCCCGCGAGTCGATCCAGAGCGCCTTCGACGAGCGCCGCGCCGCACTGCAGGCCGAGCGAGACGAGCGGGTGCTGCGCGAAGAGACCGTCGACGTGACGCTGCCTTGGGACCGCACGCCGACCGGCGCACGGCACCCGATCACGCAGCTCGCCGAGCAGGTCGAGGACACCTTCGTGGCGATGGGCTGGGAGGTCGCCGAGGGCCCCGAGCTGGAGACCGAGTGGTTCAACTTCGACGCGTTGAACTTCGGCAAGGACCACCCGGCGCGCACCATGCAGGACACCTTCTACGTGGCGCCGGAGAACTCTGGGCTGGTGCTGCGCACGCACACCTCGCCGTCGCAGGTCCGCACGCTGCTGGAGCGCGACCTGCCGGTGTACGTGGTGTGCCCCGGCCGCACCTTCCGCACCGATGAGCTAGACGCCACCCACACCCCGGTGTTCTCCCAGGTCGAGGGCCTGGCGGTGGACAAGGGCCTGACCATGGCGCACCTCAAGGGCACCCTGGACGCGTTCGCGCGGGCGATGTTCGGCCCGGACTCCGAGACCCGGTTGCGGCCCTCGTTCTTCCCGTTCACCGAGCCATCGGCGGAGATGGACGTGTGGTTCCCGGAGAAGAAGGGCGGTGCCGGCTGGGTCGAGTGGGGCGGCTGCGGCATGGTCAACCCGAACGTGCTGCGTGCCTGTGGCGTCGACCCCGACGTCTACACCGGCTTCGCCTTCGGCATGGGGCTGGAGCGCACGCTGCAGTTCCGCAACGGCATCCCGGACATGCGCGACATCGTCGAGGGCGACGTCCGGTTCACCCAGCCGTTCGGCATCTGA
- a CDS encoding TrmH family RNA methyltransferase, which translates to MTERSSRVAVARKLTRRAGREKAGAFLAEGAQAVGEALTAHADGVLRVRDVFATEQPRHAEFLDRARAVSVPVHLVTERAAASLSETVTPQGLIAVCDLPDTELSAALAERPALVVVLVGVADPGNAGTVVRVADAAGAGAVLFAGDTVDAYNGKAVRASTGSLFHLPIARDRDVSAVLAACRAAGLRLVGADGYATGDLDTADRAGELAQPTAWVFGSEAHGLPDLVKSELDSTLRVPLYGRAESLNLATAAAVCLYASARAQRRREA; encoded by the coding sequence TTGACGGAGCGATCGTCCCGGGTCGCGGTCGCTCGCAAGCTCACTCGGCGCGCCGGCCGGGAGAAGGCCGGGGCGTTTCTCGCCGAAGGCGCCCAAGCGGTCGGCGAGGCGCTGACCGCGCACGCCGACGGGGTGCTGCGGGTGCGCGATGTCTTCGCCACCGAGCAGCCGCGCCACGCCGAGTTCCTGGACCGGGCCCGCGCCGTGTCGGTGCCGGTGCACCTGGTGACCGAGCGGGCCGCGGCGTCGCTGTCGGAGACGGTGACCCCGCAGGGCCTGATCGCGGTCTGCGACCTGCCGGACACCGAGCTGTCCGCCGCGCTGGCCGAGCGCCCCGCGCTGGTCGTCGTGCTGGTCGGCGTGGCCGACCCGGGCAACGCCGGAACGGTGGTCCGGGTCGCCGACGCGGCCGGTGCCGGTGCGGTGCTGTTCGCCGGGGACACAGTGGACGCCTACAACGGCAAGGCCGTGCGGGCCTCCACCGGCAGCCTCTTCCACCTGCCCATCGCGCGCGATCGCGATGTCTCCGCCGTGCTCGCCGCCTGCCGTGCGGCCGGGCTCCGGCTGGTCGGCGCCGACGGCTACGCCACCGGCGACCTGGACACGGCCGATCGGGCCGGCGAACTTGCCCAACCAACGGCCTGGGTGTTCGGCAGCGAAGCCCACGGCCTACCGGATCTGGTGAAATCCGAGTTGGACAGCACGCTCCGGGTGCCGCTTTACGGGCGCGCCGAAAGCCTCAACCTCGCCACCGCCGCGGCGGTCTGCCTCTACGCCTCGGCCCGTGCCCAGCGCCGCCGAGAGGCATAG